Proteins encoded within one genomic window of Nordella sp. HKS 07:
- a CDS encoding LysR family transcriptional regulator — MRRRLPPFPAVRAFEASARHLSFKKAASELCLTQSAISHQIKALEDYLGVGCSIVRPMPLPSRARGSVTSRESALFSILWLPKRRASAVVTQAAHFQCEQLLVSYAG; from the coding sequence GTGCGCCGCAGGCTTCCACCCTTTCCCGCAGTTCGCGCCTTCGAGGCCTCAGCTCGACATCTCAGCTTCAAGAAAGCTGCAAGTGAACTATGCCTTACACAGTCGGCAATCAGCCACCAGATCAAGGCGCTGGAGGATTATCTCGGGGTGGGTTGTTCTATCGTGAGACCCATGCCGTTGCCCTCACGAGCGAGGGGCTCAGTTACTTCAAGGGAATCGGCGCTGTTCTCGATACTATGGCTGCCGAAACGGCGCGCATCAGCAGTCGTGACACAGGCGGCTCACTTTCAGTGCGAGCAGCTCCTGGTTTCCTACGCTGGCTGA
- a CDS encoding cupin domain-containing protein, which produces MVLATLGVVILTGATFALEAVTVTPVYETSETASGKPITLPHNNVRVIVSTFDIAPGATLPVHKHPFARYASVQAGTLKVINVETNEAKVYKTGDFIVEMIDQWHRAENVGDDAVKLLVIDQVEGTAANTVLKDK; this is translated from the coding sequence ATGGTTCTGGCGACGCTGGGCGTCGTCATTTTGACGGGTGCAACATTTGCGCTCGAGGCAGTTACGGTCACGCCGGTTTACGAGACGAGCGAAACGGCATCCGGAAAGCCGATCACCTTGCCGCACAACAACGTGAGGGTGATCGTTTCCACCTTCGATATCGCGCCGGGCGCTACGCTGCCGGTCCACAAGCATCCCTTCGCGCGCTACGCCAGTGTTCAGGCGGGGACGCTGAAAGTCATCAATGTCGAGACCAATGAGGCCAAGGTCTACAAGACTGGCGATTTCATCGTTGAAATGATTGACCAGTGGCACCGTGCCGAAAATGTCGGCGATGATGCGGTCAAGCTGCTCGTGATAGATCAGGTCGAAGGAACGGCCGCGAATACGGTCCTGAAAGATAAGTAG
- a CDS encoding LysR substrate-binding domain-containing protein, giving the protein MAAETARISSRDTGGSLSVRAAPGFLRWLMPRLSGFHELYPDIELNLCGSLVRADFASEEVDINIRWGFEPIKGLLVTPLIASSRYPVINPDLLRKSPPIKKPDDLRRFTLLHEAGCPNLENWITFAGGKPDVGRGLRFDHYDRLLQAVTDGQGIGLGFDVIVSSDIDARRLVRLFDVEFPVRILYSLVTPIAWCERPRVAAFRSWVIGEAAVLKHANDLPRMASSGDISVHIRP; this is encoded by the coding sequence ATGGCTGCCGAAACGGCGCGCATCAGCAGTCGTGACACAGGCGGCTCACTTTCAGTGCGAGCAGCTCCTGGTTTCCTACGCTGGCTGATGCCGCGGTTATCTGGATTTCACGAGTTATACCCCGACATCGAGTTGAATCTGTGCGGCTCTCTTGTGCGAGCTGACTTTGCAAGCGAAGAAGTTGACATCAACATTCGCTGGGGGTTCGAGCCGATCAAGGGTCTGCTCGTCACGCCGCTGATTGCGTCGTCGCGCTATCCGGTAATTAACCCGGACCTGTTGCGCAAGAGCCCGCCCATTAAAAAACCGGATGACCTGCGTCGATTTACATTACTTCACGAAGCCGGGTGCCCAAACTTGGAGAATTGGATCACATTTGCTGGAGGCAAACCAGATGTCGGGAGGGGTTTAAGATTTGATCACTACGACCGTCTGCTTCAGGCGGTTACTGACGGACAGGGAATTGGACTAGGATTTGATGTTATCGTGTCGAGCGATATTGATGCTCGGCGTCTTGTCAGGCTGTTCGATGTCGAGTTTCCCGTGCGCATTCTTTATTCACTGGTAACACCTATTGCATGGTGTGAGCGACCGCGGGTTGCTGCATTCCGTTCCTGGGTTATCGGCGAAGCAGCCGTATTGAAACATGCCAACGACCTTCCGCGCATGGCAAGTTCCGGTGACATTTCCGTCCATATCCGCCCCTAG
- a CDS encoding arylsulfatase has product MCSDLNNFGEVKERSRATRNHINLLAGVVASVSLWALLGVAAPAPALAQEPKPNIVVIMGDDVGWFNIGAYHRGIMSGKTPNLDKLASQGMMFTDYYAEASCTAGRASFITGEIPLRTGLTTVGQAGADVGMPDKAATLASALKAQGYATGQFGKNHLGDLNKFLPTLHGFDEFFGYLYHLDAMSDPYWYSFPDDQSYRDKIGPRDLLHTYATDTDDPTVQPRWGKIGKQRIIDEGPLAPYPDMTNVPNMHDITPKAKYDMTTFDEVLVKASCDFMDKAKTAGKPFFVWHNTTRMHVWTFLSPKYQALMNSQTNYGLEEAGMAQMDDNVGAIMKCIEDAGEANNTIVVFTTDNGAEVFTWPDGGMTPFKGTKGTVMEGGFRAPAIIRWPGKVKPGTVENGIFSALDWFPTLTAAAGNPDITDQLLKGVQLGDRTYKNHLDGYNQLDLLQGKGPSTRHEFFYFGGPQLGAVRIDDFKYQFYQQPQGWPGAKVTTDMPTMVNIRQDPFERTPSISEQSLNDLGGGYMNDFYAREFWRFVSVQQEVAKLALTAIDYPPMQDPASFNLEAVKRQIDAAIKNKPGN; this is encoded by the coding sequence ATGTGCAGTGATCTCAACAATTTTGGTGAAGTGAAAGAAAGGTCGAGAGCTACGAGAAATCACATCAATCTGCTTGCCGGTGTTGTGGCGAGTGTTTCGCTCTGGGCGCTGCTCGGTGTTGCGGCGCCAGCGCCGGCGCTGGCACAGGAGCCGAAGCCCAATATCGTCGTCATCATGGGCGATGATGTGGGCTGGTTCAATATCGGCGCCTATCACCGGGGCATCATGTCCGGGAAGACGCCCAATCTCGACAAACTGGCTTCTCAGGGCATGATGTTCACTGACTATTATGCCGAGGCGAGTTGCACGGCGGGCCGGGCGAGCTTCATTACCGGAGAGATCCCGTTGCGCACAGGCTTGACGACCGTCGGCCAGGCCGGCGCGGATGTGGGCATGCCCGACAAGGCCGCAACCCTCGCCTCCGCCCTCAAAGCTCAGGGTTACGCCACCGGCCAGTTCGGCAAGAACCATCTCGGTGATTTGAACAAGTTTCTGCCGACACTGCATGGATTCGATGAATTCTTTGGCTATCTCTATCATCTCGACGCGATGTCGGACCCCTATTGGTATTCGTTCCCGGATGACCAGTCGTACCGCGACAAAATCGGTCCGCGCGATTTGCTGCATACATATGCGACCGATACGGACGACCCGACCGTGCAGCCGCGTTGGGGAAAAATCGGGAAGCAGAGGATCATCGACGAGGGACCGCTGGCACCGTACCCCGACATGACCAACGTGCCGAACATGCACGATATCACGCCGAAGGCAAAATACGACATGACGACCTTCGACGAAGTGCTGGTCAAGGCCTCGTGCGACTTCATGGACAAAGCCAAAACCGCCGGCAAACCGTTCTTTGTCTGGCACAATACGACGCGCATGCATGTCTGGACGTTTCTGTCGCCCAAATACCAGGCCCTCATGAACAGCCAGACCAATTACGGCCTCGAGGAAGCCGGTATGGCGCAGATGGATGACAATGTCGGCGCCATCATGAAATGCATCGAGGATGCGGGCGAGGCCAACAACACCATCGTCGTCTTCACCACCGACAATGGGGCGGAGGTGTTTACCTGGCCCGATGGCGGCATGACCCCGTTCAAGGGCACCAAGGGTACCGTGATGGAAGGCGGCTTCCGGGCACCGGCCATCATCCGCTGGCCGGGCAAGGTCAAGCCGGGCACGGTTGAGAACGGCATTTTTTCGGCGCTGGATTGGTTTCCGACGCTGACGGCGGCAGCCGGCAACCCCGACATTACCGATCAGTTGCTGAAGGGTGTGCAGTTGGGGGATCGGACCTACAAGAACCACCTCGACGGCTATAACCAGCTCGACCTGCTGCAGGGGAAAGGGCCGTCGACGCGCCATGAATTTTTCTACTTTGGCGGCCCGCAATTGGGTGCTGTTCGTATCGATGACTTCAAGTACCAGTTCTATCAGCAGCCGCAGGGTTGGCCTGGCGCGAAAGTGACGACGGACATGCCGACGATGGTCAATATCCGCCAGGATCCGTTCGAGCGGACGCCATCGATCAGCGAGCAAAGTCTCAACGATCTCGGCGGAGGCTACATGAACGACTTCTACGCCCGCGAGTTCTGGCGCTTCGTCAGCGTTCAGCAGGAAGTCGCGAAGCTGGCCCTCACGGCGATCGACTACCCGCCGATGCAGGATCCGGCTTCCTTCAACCTTGAAGCCGTGAAGAGGCAGATCGACGCGGCGATCAAGAACAAGCCAGGCAACTAG